Part of the Anomaloglossus baeobatrachus isolate aAnoBae1 chromosome 1, aAnoBae1.hap1, whole genome shotgun sequence genome, gtggagtgtttgtaaagaaatgtgtacaattcctacaatttctatcagacatttttgttcaaaccttcaaattaaacgttacaatctgcacttgaattctgttgtagagatttcatttcaaatccaatgtggtggcatgcagagcccaactcgcgaaaattgtgtcactgtccaaatatttctggacctaactgtatctatcattCTTTTGTTTATGCACTGCATCTCTATTTAATTATTGTTATACCCATTTTTGGGGACTTATAATTGAGATGTGATATACAATTACATCTTTACATAAACTATTGTCTATCTGTTTGCAATCCACTTGCTGAGCCTTGTGGTGCTTCGGGACTTTTTCATTGCTATCCCTTGCTTTATTGTTTTTAATATGTTTCTCAATAaaaattttatattttattaatgTATTGTCTTTAAGGCTACATTTCTTTTGGTTTTGTTTTGACACAGTAGCCTGACTCCATTCTGGAGAGTACTATATATTTATGCGCACATCTCCGAGTGGCGACACAAATTGGTATTGAAAGTGAGGAAAGCCTAACACTGTTCCTCACTTGAGCCATATCCTGGCCTAGGCTAGTCAGAGCACAATGGAGATGCCACCCATGATCCTGCGGTTATACAGGCTGAGTCACGTGGTGTGCCAACAAATCACAGCCAAGCCAACATTCCACATGGTTGTGATGGCTGAGGAAGTGCCCATCGTCGAAAAGCTTGTTGTTTGGCTGCGCTGCAGCTTTTCAACAAATTTTATTCGGCATCCGAACTACAAACTCAAAAACGGACTTCCAAGAGTCacttaattagtaaattgagtccacctgtgtgcaatttaTTCTCAGTATGACTATAAATGTTCTGTGAAGGCTAAAGGAATAAAATTATGGAGAagtgtaaagcagggttaggttataaacaaAATTGACCAAGTTCTGAAaatctcatggagcactgttcaatccagcaTTCAAACATTTAAGGATTATGGCACAACTATAAACCTACGAAAATATGGCCATCTACCTAATTTGACATCCCAAGCAAATAGAGcattaattagagaagcagccaagaggtctCTCTGGAGGAGCTGTAGAGAtatacagctcaggtgggagaatctgtccacaggacaactattagtcatatactccgCCATGCTGGCCTTTACTGGCTCTTTTCATCCGATTGCCTGATTTTATATGTAAATCATGTCATTTTCCTAATCTTCACTGTGAACACACATCATAACATTGCTAATGATCTTGagtgctccccctcccttctgagatGCTACATCAAAGATTAGGGGTCATTGCTTACATCTTGCTGTTTATGCAAGCCAGCCCCCTGATCATGTTTTTTTGCCAGTTTCATGTTGTATGTTCTCCTTTCTTCTTACTGTCATTCTGCCATGCTTGCTGTACATTCAAAGTTTGTATATGGCCTATCAAGGAGTGTGGAGTGAGAGCTGGAGAAACAGGGTGAGGGACATAACAGATCACATACAAGCTGTGAAGGTGCAGGCAAACAGTTCACtttgcacatatacacatatacaagctGTGAAGGGGCTGGTCCGACACTGCCTCTCTGCTACTGCTCCAGCCTGTTTAATTTCTGTAATAATGAAGAAACTACAGCAAACATTACCATTAGCTCAGTGTCCCCGGCTGACTTCATTGGCAGAGCTGCtaagctcaatgattggctgcagcagtgatgtgcaCTATAgttgtgatgtcagcgctgcagccaataaacCTAGACTGCTGCAGCCGCTGAGAACCCGGGGAGGGTCAATATCAGTATGTTTACTGTTCTAAATATGTGCAAAAATTTAGAATAAAAAAAGTTGTATTCCCAAACACCTGTAACTAACTTTAGTGAAACAAAATaggcagatcatctgatcatttttaTTATATCTGAGTAAAAAACAAAGTCCACTATCCTGACATAACATGAATATCTGCTTTATTTTAGTTTTAGTTGGCAgtcatacagtatacagtatatttacTTGCATTTATGTAACCTATCCAATATGGAAAAATTAAAACTATAGATTGGTTTCAATAATTTAATATTTGCTCaactttaatttaatttaatttttttaaacctgACCATAATATTTTAATGAATACATAGCTAAAGTGTGGGGTGTACAGTGAATGATGATCCAGTATCTTAGAATCTGCATACTGATAGCCCTAATATAATATGATGGTATCTGATATGATTTATGGTATGAAGCAAAGTCCAACTATTACACTGCAAAATATGTCCTTATAAAGAAGCTGCAAACACAAAGCAAGAAGAGACACGGAGAAGGAAGAGACGTGTGGTCAGCAACACAGCCAGCTCCTTGGTAATATAATGTCTCGAACTTTGGGGCATTAAAGGGAGGGTACACTAGGAGGTACTTTAAAGCGTAACACCCATGGTCATATTGCAGCCCTGTATTATGCCTGAATTGTATGGAGCCATAATACAGCACCATTAGATTTAATCTACTGTGCACTTCTGTCCTGATGTCATGTGGTGCCATATTAAGATTTGGCTGATGGCGCATGCCATGATTTTATTTCTTGCATATTCATATTTCATGCTCCCATGAGTAGCCTAACACTGATCTATCCTGCTTTCAGATGAAAGTACCTCCTGATATGGTGCCAACCACTTTGTCTCTGTACAGCCTTGTCACATATCGGAGTCTGAGTAAGGCAAAGTTCGGACAGCTATATTTCACGGTCCGTATACAGCCCATATATGCACTTGGTCAGTCCATGCATtccaggggtggacataccattggtgcaacctgtgcagccatacATGGAAACAAGAAGCAAGGGGGCtactaccacctccaaagcaggtacaATTTTGCTTTTTTAATGAGCGCTTGGGCTCAAAAGCAGACATAGACAGAAAAGGCCCATTTGCAGCCCAAGAGttcatcaaaattcacaattccacctgcCCACCTAACCTCTTGGGCCTTTATGCTgctgcacatgttgcaccaatgatatgactGCATCTCCTTGGGCTACAAAGTgcccatatattcttcttgcacatgggcccttttctgtctgtgtccgccagtggtgtATTCCATTTCTAATTGTGATACATTTCTATCCGTTTACCCACAGGCTCCTTTAGCGGAATCTTTGGTCTGTGAATGGAGCTTCTCTGATAAAATTGGCACTAGTTTATATACAAATGCCATTTACAAAATAATCTTTCCCAGCAATACATAGGAATAGAGCAGTTGAACATTAAGAGATTGCAGCTTTATTAAAGTGCTCTTGGATTTATTTCAGTAGCTACTGTTGAATACAAGTTTTTATATTTTGTGAATACTCTGTGTGTACATCTAGAACATAAATTTACCAGGTAGGAGTTCTTGATTTGTAATGCTCCCTGGTCAATGCTTCTTGATTTTAGATGAACAGTTGCGAGATAATGGCTTTATATGACAAGAAGCACTGTCCTGCTACTATTATATTATGTGCCTTGATATAAGttgattttatttaaagggaacctgtcaccttgtaAAACTCTATTTACCCGCAGTTCTAGAATTAATATTGTTAGAATGCTACCCGGCTACCTTTCTGAAAATGCAGGTGCCAGGGAAAAATAAACTTATGTCCTCCTGGAAGCTATCGGAGTGATTACCATCCCCACTCAGAGCACGCTCCCCACTCACTTTAAGCACACCCCGGCATGTTGCTACAGCTTACTGTACACATACTGTATGTGCTTTAGAGCTGGTGGCTCTAGGAGGAAATATGTTTATTTTCTCCCAGAAGCCTACAGGTTTACCCTATATCTGCATGTAAATAGTGTTTTCCTAGGTGACAAGATCAATTTAAGAGGCGTTATAGGACACACTTGTTTCACTCGTGATATGTATTATTATACTTAATAACTGGTATCTAACCTGAAATTTGTAGTGTTTATGTCTAATATAGTTTTATTTATTAGGGATGAAGATTTCTTTTTGTCTACACATTTATTCTAAAGATGGTGGACAGAGACCGACTATAAAATATGGCATCTACTATTTTACTTTCATAGCTTTTGAAGTGTTAATTGTACACTAGGCATAGGCGTATATTAATTCCTTAATTAACAATGCAGCACTTAGTAAGTGTCAGTCTTGTAAGAGCTGCCTACATTTTAACCAATCCTACAAAGCTGTATAAAGCACAGCTCCCAACCCACATGCCTTCATAAAGTACTGGACTTGCTAAGAATGTGAGCTCATTAAGGCCACTGATAAATCAGCAAGCAACTACTGAAGATGAAAAATCCACTGTTTGGTCTCCTATCTTTTCTGTTGGACAAGATATTATTTTTTATGAGATCAACTCCAAAGTGCATTTCCGTAACTGATAAAAATGGTACAGTGTATGAAACATCGCTCTTTAGAAGAGGTGATCTTCTCGAAGTTCCACGTACCCTCTTTGTCCATTTTGGCATCTACCTTGGAAGCAATCGAGTTGCCCATTTAATTCCAGACATTCTTCCAGCTTTGACTGGCAAAAAGGCTCGCGTTGAAAAAGTTGTGACCAACAAGAGATTGATAGCTGGAGTGCTAGCCAAAATGGCTAGTGTGAGAGTGGACAATGTGCACGATTTTGCTTATG contains:
- the LOC142310185 gene encoding lecithin retinol acyltransferase-like isoform X2, whose amino-acid sequence is MKNPLFGLLSFLLDKILFFMRSTPKCISVTDKNGTVYETSLFRRGDLLEVPRTLFVHFGIYLGSNRVAHLIPDILPALTGKKARVEKVVTNKRLIAGVLAKMASVRVDNVHDFAYGSIILINDMDRHFKNDPLSNEEVAQRAEKLVGTTSYSLLWDNCEHFVTYCRYGTAVSLQTDKFCDVLKKIIRDQRIVVISAAAGLVLTLCVGLGPFTILPSFLITFTLWMAS